The genome window AAACTTTTCAACATAGCAAATATGAGTTTCAGGAACAATGATAGAAAGAGGTGTTTTGGTCACTAACACTGATATATTTTTAGACCAAGTTGTTGGGAGAAATAATTTATCTACTGGAGTCTTGGGGAAACAAATATGTTGCTCtttgattcattaaaaaatatttcaagtctttTTGGCTCTCTGAGATTGTTAaggtacaaaataaaataataaaaaatagtaaagaaaaagtaaaaaataactaatCCTAAAGCTGAATTctacaaattttaatatatttattaaaataaaagaggaacTTTAGTTGACCTAATATGAAAGGAACTTTTGACATGGAACTTTGATCTGCAGATTACAGAATATCTACAGTGGTCGGCCTgtttcagataaaataaataacgtGCAATGATGCCATAAAGCAATTATAGGTTACCTGTTTTGTTGGCGGGGGTTTCTTCAGGTGCACAGAAATTTCCGCTTGGCAACAAATATAGTAATCTGTTACCAATTACCATCAAAACGTAAATCAGGAAACTGTccaaagaaatatatatatttcatagGAACTGTCAGatgacatttgaaaatgtaaaaatgtttggatgTAAATTTATGAAGgcatttttacatcaaaaattaaaagatgtgatgaaaaaatatttttaaaaagtacataaaagAGCTGTTGCTGTGTACTTTTATCTTGTGTTATTTATCCCAGATTCACCAGTAATTGATCAATCACTGACAAATGCCCATTTCTACTAACTCAGTCTTTATAGTATTGTAAAGTTTGTTTGTACTTTCCTGGAAAAAGTGAATATTCAGATATATTCTAACTTTATGACCTGTAAAAATGCTCTGTTAAAGTTACTCATTTTACCAGACCAGTAACAGAAATACAAGCTCCCATTTAGGAAACTACAACCAGATCTGTCATGACCGCCCCTTTCCTTCCCTTCTGAGAAAAAGAGATGGCTTTTAATGCAACTTGTAAAGATTAGATTTCATCCTTATGGCTGTTATTCATATAATTCTTTGAATAAGATTAAAATGTCACAACTGAAACGCagtaaaacatataaaagaaaGCAGCAGTTCCATTATTTCTAGCTAAAATGACTTGGAATGGAAGCAGAATGCAACGTACCAATAAAAAGCGGATAAATGTCCCAAGGCACtacatttaaataaaggtaccttctttcttttctgggTAACTCTGATTAATGATACAAGTACTCTCTGTATCTGATCGGTTACCTGATTGTGCCTTTCAGAGGAAATGCTGAAGGCAGCGAAGGAGCAGCAGGCCCTGGATAATGAGATGTTGCCAAACGGGGGGAAAACAAAGGGACTCTTCAGGAAGTCCAGGCATTCATCTCAGCAAGTGCTCACAACTAGAGGTATGTACCTACATGACCTTTTGGCACAGACAAATCCATGCAACTTAAAGCAGAGGACACATCCATTTAAGATTTCTAAGTGTGCGTGAAAACTTTCTTCGACACATTCCAGCTGaatcaaagaataaaataacatgCATTTAACAAATGAAGTCAATGAACTCGCATTGTTTTCTGTGGAACTTTTCCCCACATTCCTATTGAGGTGTAATTGAATCAGCTGCTCCTATTAAAGACATTTCTGTGGGTGTAATCCAATAATATGCCCCCATTTGTTCCACTTTAAGAAGCATCTCTTAAGAAGCAGTCCTTTAAGCCAGACAGGAGAGGCTACCTGCAGCCTCCCACTCTATCAAGCTATGTCTCTGCATCATACACAATCAACAGTGAGATACATAATGGAAAAACAGTGAAACTCATTGGTATACCATCTACATCCCCCGGATGTATTAATGACCAGTCCACCTCAAATGTCCCACTGGTACCATCCAAGTAAATTCTCCATGTACCTTTATATTTACTGAATCTCATTTCATgtgtcttttctctctgtctctgtctgccaGTGTCGGTGTGTGGACCCCCGCCTCCTCAGATCGCCAAAATGAATGAGAAGCTGGTGGAGGCCAGTggtcaatttaaaaagaaacagcctAAAGGCACCATTGACGTGTGGTGGCTGTTTGATGATGGAGGTAGGTGTCACTTCCCTTCTGGTTGGTACATTTCTCACAGTGTGACGGATTCATCGGGACAGACATCAGATCCTCCCTGAAAgcaaaagtagcaaaaaaaaaaaaaaaaaaggtaaaaagtcACAGGtagtcaataaaataatatagaaaataaaggattgcaacaaaaaaaaaaaaagttaatatagcAAATATTATAATTACCAACTGTTTGGAAAAGttagaaagaaaaagtgaatatttctgtattagCAGTTTTGGCTTTTACATCCTACatcttttgcatttttgggCTTAATTCAATTTCAGCCAAATAAACATCTTTCCTAGCCTTCAATCCCATGTTTCTAAGCAGTGATAACATACTCTTTTTGCATGGGATACAAACCATAACAAACAAATTCCATCTTTATTTGTAGTgtcatttcaaagtgttttgtaTGGTGAGGTAGTACTCCTAAAATGTAATATATAGAAAAGAAGCATTTATAGACAGCTTGAGAAGCACTAGCTAAATGCATAATCTGATGTACTGTGCTATCACATAATAATTGGAGGAGGtatattacattttctcaattaTGTAAGCAAAGCTGCAGCAAGACTACTCACCAATATGTttcaggtttgttgtttttggcatTTATTATTTCGAAACTTGTCAGTATATTAGCTGTACTGTGCCAATAATTTGAATCCTTTTAGAAAGCGCATTGATTTTTTCATTAACTTACCTTTGATATacaatttttgttcttttgtggTCAGTACAGAATAATGTCTGCTGAAAGATTAACTTTTTACACAGTCTATACAATACCAAGGAATCGCGAGAAAAGGATGGTTAGACGTGATCCTAGGATACGGGAAAGGCATTCAGCCTTAGTCCCTTTTCCTGGATTCAAAGTTATGTACTAGCAgaacaagataataaaaaaacaccttacATGTGTTTTATGGTCTTAAAACTATGTCATAAACCGGTATCAAAGgacaaggggaaaaaagtcacaTGCTTGGAAAACAATAACTTGTTCTCAATTCAAGTGACCTACAACCTACTTATGTTTCCTTCTCTCAGGTCTGACGCTGTTGCTCCCCTACATCCTCACCACCAGGAAGAAGTGGAAAGACTGTAAACTAAGGATCTTTATTGCAGGGCAGCCTGGACGAACTGAGATAGACAAAGAGGAGTGAGTAAACAAACTCATGTGGCAGTATCAGTGAAAACGTATCATGTGAACATAAAGATGCCAGAAATAACAGCATGTGTTTGAATAAAGCTGAATCTGTTTGCTTGGTGATTTGGTTTGCAGGATGAGGTCCCTGTTGCACAAATTCAGAATTAAGAGCAGTGACATCACCGTCATCGACGACATCCACATTAAACCCCGCAATGACAAGTGAGTAGCTGCTTTCTGCCGGGTGCAGTGGTACAACGGTTACAGTCAAGTTTAAATGCTTAGTCATCCACACATTATGAAAGTCAGCTCACCCTCTTGTCTGCCTTTCGTCCAGCATAAAGAAACTAGAAGACATGATTGAGCCGTACCGTCTGCGTGAGGGGTCTAAAGGCAGGGATCAGGCTGCGGGGATCCAGGAGTATCCCTGGAAAATCACTGATGCAGAGCTCAGTAGCTTTGAAGAGAAGGTGAAGAATAATTTATTACGGTTCTTTCCTGGTGATTCAATGGAATttcattaattcattaaaagaaaaagaaaagaaaacaacatatcTTCTCTTTTACAGACGCACCTCCAGGTACGACTAAACGAGCTCCTTCAGGAACATTCTAAATCGGCCAACCTGATTGTTTTGTAAGTATAAAGTGTCAGACGGCCAGATGGTATCCAACTGCCTACTCCACTCCAAAAGTTGATCTAATTTAACGTTTTTCTGTACGGTTAACCCTCTGCAGGAGCCTGCCCATCGCTCGTAAAGGATCCATCTCTGATTTTCTCTACATGGCCTGGCTGGACATCTTGACAAAGGACCTCCCACCCACCTTGCTCATCCGGGGCAACCACAAGAGTGTTCTTACTTTCTACTCGTGAGCACCTCAAAGGCCAAACTCTGAAGAACAATGTTGCTGGAAAGGGGATTACAAAAGCAATACTTTCATTTATATATTCATAAAGGGTTCAAGTACATGAGCGACACTGTCTTCCAGACCCACATCAGTCATATATTCATACTCTGATTATCAATTTGGGAAAGTGAATAAAGAAAGCacaatagatttaaaaaagacagaaagtagGATTTAGACAATACGGCAGCTATGTAAACTGCTTGATTTGGAGTGGCTACTAAGAAATGCaaccattttttattataagaGAGAGAAGACAGAACCAGCACACACAAGACGCTGCTGGAGTGCTTAAACCGAGTGACTGTGACtgtaatataaatgtaaataggATATTGTAGGGCATATTTTTTGAAGTCAAAAAGCTTTAATAATTACCAATAATAATGATAACACATCAAATGTACATAGCACTTATTATTACACTCAAAGATGccttacaagaaaaacacaaacaacataaaacaagtAGCTGAAAATTGAGAAGGGGATTATGATGGTTATGCCAGGTTCAACAGTAATGAGTTCCTGTTGTTATGAAGAAGACAGTTCCAGAGGGCTGGAGCTGTAGCAGAAAAGGCTTGACGCCCGAGAGTAcgatgtttggttctgatgggGGTCAGGAAGTTACAGTCAGAGGAACGAAGCGAATAGGAGAGTGGTGGCAAAGAAATTCGATGAAAGAGATAAGACAGGACGAGGTTATTAATAAGCTATGAAACGAGCTActttaatattagaaatacgTTCTTCACTGTAGTAGTACTGCTTTAATTCGTTTTTGTACATTGTTAGTTCTAGTTACTTTTAATATTCTTAAAGTTAAAACTGTATCATGTTGTTTACCCCTTCCACCTAAATTTGcttcaacattttaattttgttacgTCACATTTCTTTTGCTTGAAGAAAGCTGAGTGATTCAAAGGCACtgttaaatatctttttttgcggtatttttactcatcattgtgattatatttaaataagtgggattgtttgaaataaaaaaaatatgaaaaacttgattatttctgttttatgtctttttttccatgcccgtgtttttttaagtgattaTATATCAAAATGATTTTCCCATATTCTTTCAAAAAACCACAAAGTTAATTGTATCTCATCAGGATTTGATGTAGTATGACCACACAGTAGTGTACAGATTAGAAACGGGGGGGGAATCTAATTGTATTCAGAAGTCACCTTAATAGTAAATGGAGTCCATCtgtctttaatttgttttcagtttaaatccagctgttctggaGGCCTCAGAGGTAATTTTAAGAACAATTAGCAcaatgaagaccaagaaacactgCAAACAGGACAGGGATAAAGCTGTGAACCTATGAACGAGTGTGTGGCTATAAACCAATACTCCACACATTGAACATCTTACACTATCGGTTGATCtgtcatctaaaaaaaatgaaaagatttcaCTAACACTGCACATTACTGAACACATCATCACCACAGGGAAACAATTGTCTTTGTTGATAAACATGTGCTTCATTATGTCACATGTCGGTGAAGGATagatggatgaagctaaagCGGGTGCAAAATTATTGAGAATGGGTCAGACATTCTGCTTTCAGCAGGAAACATTATGACAGGAATTAAAACTTCAATGATTTAAATCTAAAGCAGACGGAATGCCCAATTCTAAATACAATTAGGAATTtgtctccatccaatctgactgatttcgagctactttgcaaagaagaatggcaAAATAGcacaaacttttcagatttgttgacATGTGTCAGACCACCGGTTTCTTCCCACGAGTGCACTGCTGTTACAACCCCCCCCCACAAGCAATAAGGGTCAGGTCTGGCACTGGGTGTAACACAAAAAGAAGGCAACCTAAACAGTTGGTGTCAGTACcaaaaatatagtttaatttacagtttaagTAAAATGTCACTCACAGTAGACAAACACAGGGAAGCTTTAAACTTCAGGGTCTCCaaggccaaaacaacaaacataacaTCCCACTCTTAATTgtaaaatagaaacactttctagaagagaactgaaaaagaaagtacaataCCTGAACTCCCTGACTAaccaaaaacaggagaaaacagttaaacaaaatgtcagagaaCCCCTACCAGCTTCCACtgtgaagagaaacaaaacttaaGTTATACACTTTATGCTTCACAAGAATGCTCACAGCAAAACTATACAAAGTCCCCACAAACAATCGGCTCACTGACAAGATCACATCAGATCAAGGCCCAAGGATCTGACATCTCCGGCTGGAGCTCTTTATGGGGTGGCTGACGAGCTCCAACACATAGCACCTGTGGCAGCCAGgtaaaactgaaacacaaagaaagagctCTCTCATGAAGAGAGCCCCTAGAGGTCAGTGACCGTAACAACTGCCATGTGTTGATGtgtcaaataaaatctcaatataGCATACTGTGTGGACTTCACAagatatgtttttgtaaaactgccTATATACCtctgcaaatacatttttattatgacaCAGACCAACATGTTTACGAGGAGTACATCTATTTTTCCATCTTGGAAGTAGAATATAGGAGTAAACGGTGTGCTCTCTGGTGTGCTCTTAAGACAGAGTCATGGAAAATGTGGCATTTCTATTCAAGCAAGAAAACGTTCAATTTCACATAGAACTGGCCATGTGCGCATATTGAATAAGAGAAAATGTTGTGCATGGAAATATATAGACATatctccaaaataaaaattcacgGTGAGCTGACacaaatatttatgcattttagcGCGTTTAGGTCAGTGAGCTTTATGTCTCTGCTCATTACTATGCAAAACGCCTCTTTTGGCTGCGTGCTGGAAGGGAAAGAGGTAGGAGGGAGTATGAGTCGTTTAACAGGATCTGAGCTGATGTGAGCTGCTATCAGGAAACCAAAAATGAAAGGAATACAGGTCAACGACCTCCTGCGATGCTTATCGGTGTCCAAAACTGCTCCGCGTTTCTTTGAAAGACAGTTTCACACGCAGATGCTCTCTCAAAACAAAGGCAAGCAAGATGGAAACGCAGCGTTAGCTTAGCTAGCCTACCTAGCATTTTGTAATTGACAAGCTTTGGTTTTTATCTCATGTCACAGTACATATTGTGCTCAGACAGTCTGTTCGTCACCTTCTTTGTTTGATTCTAGTATGTCATTAGCGTAAAGCACATCTACAAATCTTAAATGGCTTGGTTTTACTCAAAAAGCTAATGTAGCTTTAAGGTTTAGTTTGTTTATACCTGCAACTGTCGCGAGAATCTTTGTTAGCGTCATTTAtagttgctatggtaacaaagcTTCGTTGTGATTTagccatatttttatttttatttcttgcccAATTTATGACTATGTGGTTTTGTATTACAGCAGGTTATTTGAGATAATAAAGGTGAAAAGTTATCATTTTGTGTTGTATGATTCTGTTTCCGTTTTGTGACGTATGCAGACGTGACGTGGAGCGATTTGTAAAAAGCGGGAAAAAGGAACTGGGGAAGCAGGTCATAGTCGATAACAGTGCAGTTTTTAGCGTTAATTTTGCAGACACGTAGTTGTTTTAgtcagattaaattaattacCTTGTTGTCAGTTCTATTCTGGGATCACATTGCCATCATGCCTGTCCTGGATGTTACAGACTTGTCCACAGTATCTCCATCCAAGAGAgcaagaacagaaacaaagccTGAAGATGAAAAATATGTGCTTAGATTTTCTAAACTTTCGGATTTTGCAACAACACCTACACGAGGTTCTGCAAAAGCAGCAGGATATGATCTCTACAGGttggttttccttttcttttttttttttttttttgctgtggggctattctgttttctttgcagttatttttaattctagATATAGCACATTGCTTTAACAAAATAGACAGTCTTCTGTGTCTAGAAATCTTATTTGTTGTAGAGTTTTCTGCACTGTCACGTATTGAACCGTGTGTGAAGCTGTTTTAATGCTTTCTTTAAGGATAACTGCATTGCTTTTCATTTGACACAACAGTGCTTATGATTACTCCATTGGTCCCCTGGATAAGGCGATTGTGAAGACAGACATCCAGATTGCTGTTCCTCATGGCTGTTACGGCAGAGTTGGTGAGTTTCTGACATGCAGCTTGTGCTTCTCAGTCACACTACCTATTTGGCTCATTTGAATTCAAGCTTTGATATTTCTTCCTTTCAGCACCAAGATCTGGACTGGCAGCTAAACACTTCATTGATGTTGGTGGTGAGTCTGAGCAGAAATGTGTGCCTCTGATTCGCATAATCAGATCATGCATTTATGCATTTCgactgcttgtgtgtgtgtgtgttcacagctGGTGTTGTAGATGAAGATTACCGGGGTAATGTAGGAGTCGTGCTCTTCAACTTTGGCaaagaaacatttgaaggtgaGTTCTGTCATTGGTATTTAGGCACAGGAAGGTCTATCAAAGGTCCCCTCATTGACAGACACTTGATGTCATTGTTGgatcaaattaattttatgcCCCCTGGTGGAATACAGTGGCAACAGCCTGAAATGTTTCCCCTGGTGGCGAGTTTTTACATGTGATCTAAAAGCTAGAATGTTCAATCACACTTTTTGTAAATTCAATTTAATGTTCTTTGCGTGTGTTGTGTTCTCTAAAAGGTAATGCAAAATGAATGTCgagttttattacaaataaatgttttcaattttaaaattgtcaACATTTTGCCCATGTCActgaattaatttaatttgtgcCTTTCACTTAATTCACATCTGtactaaaagtttttttatccCTAGAAGGATGCTGTTTATGTAAAGTAACTGCCCAAATGTCCAACAACacaataactttgttttatctcagggtaatgttttttttccaccaaccAGGAAATTGACAAGGTGCAGAGCTTATTGTGCTGAATGACATAAAAGGACATGCTGTCTGTCGTCCAAGTTAATCATTAATGTTGCTCTTCACAGTGAAAAAGGGCGACAGAGTTGCTCAGCTGGTGTGTGAGAAAATCTGCTACCCAGATCTGGTGGAGGAAGAGGTAAACTGTGACCATTTTGACTTTCATTTACACCCTGCCTTTCAGGTGTTTCCAGTTAGTCTAAACTTGAAGTAATGCAAGGTATGAACTGAAAACATAAGGGGAATGTTCAGTCTGGTTACAGTTTTAACCCTTTGCTTCTTGATGGTGCctccagtggaaaaaaaaacagagctatTATGCATCGATCAGAAATTGTTTAATAGCATCACTTTTACAAGGAAATTTTCTAGGTTTTTAAACATTCTTGCACATACATTTCCAAATTGTCTACATATACACAAGTaagctaaataatttttattcgGCTTGTTTAATTTGCTCAATTTATTTCCCCAGACTCTCGATGAAACTGTTCGTGGTGCTGGAGGCTTTGGATCTACTGGGCGCAACTGAGGGCTCCATAATGTTACTGTATTAGCAATAAGTTGTTCTTTTATGGTAATAAAATTAGGTGCTAataaagttctttttttatacagaaaagactacttcttatttttactcatttcagTTTATTGCAGTCGTATTGTTTCATTCAATAGCCCTCCACAAAGCGAAAGTCTTCCAATCCTCCACATGAGGGCAGTAGTAGACAAGAATTCAAACTTGTGCTTCAAATCACATTCCTTTGCAAGTGCAGCGTTTCTCCAACATGGGGTGAAAGTGTGAGATACCTCAGTGTATCACATCCAGCTGTTTGACTTAATCTGACTTATAATGGCCAAAACATTCCTCACTTCGATCAAACAACTGCAGAGGAGGAGCGGTGTGGCTCGCCTGTTGTAACTTCTTGTTATTTTGACCTGGATGaaagagggggaggaggaaataaaaccacatgcatacacaaaaaaatatgtttttattgtgtggaTTTACAGCTAAACCCTCACTGATGTGAACAGAGAACAGGCTGGTCTGTAACAATGCAGCACTGATTTTACTTGTGAGAGAACATGTGGCCACAGCGACCTCAGTGCATAATCATGAAGGCCCAGGTTTGGCATCATCaaatgtggtgtgtgtgtgtgtactgcaTGTCTGTATACACTGTTTACAAAGGAAGTAGTTGGTCATTATAAGCACCATTATGACCCCCTCTAATCCAGGGGCTTCCTATAGTTTACAAATGCTTTATAGATTAAAAGTGGCACTGATTATTACAGTATAAACACAATTTACATACACAGAAGAGAGCAGACAGACTTGGTTGTTGCAGCGGCAAGGACACGGAATCTTCAGAATGACCGTCGGGATCGTATTTGACTACTAAGGTTTTGGGTTTGTAGTGCAGTGCATTCAGAAGTCTGTAGATGTGTTGTTAGCACCAATACGGATACGGATTATTGGATCAGTGGGAAAGATGGGAAAGCAGAGTTTAAATAGGCAGTAGGATTCATTCAAGCTCAGATGTGGTTACATCTCAATAGTCCACAGTGGGTTCCTTCCCTCtcctaaactttttttttttcaaccgtTTTCATCTTTCAGCGTCTGGGGAAGAAAACCATCCTTAACTTCTTAAGGGGATGAAATAAATTGATAGACTATTGTGACTCAACCCATTCTTCTCTTTCGACCAAGTTGAGTTAATAAAATAGCTTTCTGCAGCCCACACGCCCCTCCAAGTGGCATTTGATTCCACATATCATATGACatttaacagtaaaataaaaacctattcACACTCTCGATAGTGCTCTAAACACAGCTGAAGAAGTGTTTCCTTAGACTTCAAGCAAACATTTCCTCACTTAGCTGCTATTCCTTTCATAGAATCTGGATCTATGATATGTAGAATCATCTTTGGTGATCAAATGGTGTCGTAATCCCCCCTTCCCACTTTGTCTCTTTGGTGGCGAGCCCCTAGTTGCCCCTGGCTACTTATTCAGAGTCTCAATTGTTTGGCCTTTAAGGCAGGGTGAGCATGACGCTGGATCAGCAGCTGCCAGCAACATCTGCCCCTCTCAGTCTGGTGATGGTTAATGGAGGATGAGCTGCACCCTCATCTTCAGTACATCTCCCAGCTGTCCTGTGAGGTAGTCTTTATCATGTTGGTCCTCCAGCTCGGCCAGCTCTTTCTTCCTGTACAGAGGGACGCTGCTGATTTGAAGGTCGTACGCCCCCGGCGGGAGGACCTTCTTCTTACTCAAATGCAGGTAGCTGACTCCGTCCTTCTGGTTGATTTTGAAGAGACCTTCTTCGTTCCCGTTGTCGATGCTGTAGCGCACGTGGTCGCTGAGCGTGGACAAGGCCGGGGTGAACTCCAGGATGTGCTCGCGGTTGCTGAGGTCGCTGATGTTCAGGTGCAACTGGAGCGTGTTTTCGATGTCCATGCTGGCCAGGCTTACTGTGTTATCCTCAGTGAGCTGaagaattaaaacaatactTTGTGAAGTTCACTTTTCAACAGAACTAATTCTACAGCCAGGTCACACTCTGCACATTTCAGTCATGCACCAACATGATTTTATGCTcatttgtaatatatttaatgAGATTTGGTTTAATGCTGAGAGATGCCCTCACTAATCATTTAGCTAATTGTTAAATCACTTAGTATTGCAGTCCAACCCTTTATTGTGGTCTTCAGTGATGCCAACTTGAATTTGAAACACACAGGTGACgcagtaatataaaaataaaatatccacCTCACCCTGCACCACCTTCCCTATTCATGGTGTTGGCAGTATTTGTACGGTGTAGAagctcctttctttttttttaaaacagggacatgttttcaaaaagagaTAGATTTGACCaaatccatctttccatcagaTTTGGTCAGATCTGATGTAAAGATGGATTGAGCAAACACAAGACAAGCCTGTTAGAGACAGCAAAAGACATAAGGAGTTAAGGTTCCTGTTCCAGCAGGGCAGCATCTCTAAAGTACAACTGGAGcactaaagtttgtggttgaattgtgacaaaatacttttaacagAATGGTGCTTTTACAAGGTACTTTAGATTTTCTGGT of Xiphophorus couchianus chromosome 4, X_couchianus-1.0, whole genome shotgun sequence contains these proteins:
- the dut gene encoding deoxyuridine 5'-triphosphate nucleotidohydrolase, mitochondrial; protein product: MKGIQVNDLLRCLSVSKTAPRFFERQFHTQMLSQNKDLSTVSPSKRARTETKPEDEKYVLRFSKLSDFATTPTRGSAKAAGYDLYSAYDYSIGPLDKAIVKTDIQIAVPHGCYGRVAPRSGLAAKHFIDVGAGVVDEDYRGNVGVVLFNFGKETFEVKKGDRVAQLVCEKICYPDLVEEETLDETVRGAGGFGSTGRN